From Cricetulus griseus strain 17A/GY chromosome 1 unlocalized genomic scaffold, alternate assembly CriGri-PICRH-1.0 chr1_0, whole genome shotgun sequence, a single genomic window includes:
- the Sik1 gene encoding serine/threonine-protein kinase SIK1 isoform X3 encodes MRRGPGGGGSVGGGRRRRRKRRAPKPSEQSSGRCPGSGARRAAEVLPEAMVIMSEFSAVPSGTGQGQQKPLRVGFYDVERTLGKGNFAVVKLARHRVTKTQVAIKIIDKTRLDSSNLEKIYREVQLMKLLNHPHIIKLYQVMETKDMLYIVTEFAKNGEMFDYLTSNGHLSENEARKKFWQILSAVEYCHNHHIVHRDLKTENLLLDGNMDIKLADFGFGNFYKPGEPLSTWCGSPPYAAPEVFEGKEYEGPQLDIWSLGVVLYVLVCGSLPFDGPNLPTLRQRVLEGRFRIPFFMSQDCETLIRRMLVVDPAKRITIAQIRQHRWMQADHTLLQQDDPTYSMQGYTSNLGDYNEQVLGIMQALGIDRQRTVESLQNSSYNHFAAIYYLLLERLKEHRSTQPSSRPSPAPPRQPRLRSSDLSSLEVPQEILPCDPFRPSLLCPQPQALAQSVLQAEMDCDLHSSLQPLFFPVDTNCSGVFRHRSVSPNSLLDTAISEEARQGPGLEEEQEAQEPLPGSTGRRHTLAEVSTHFSPFNPPCIIVSSSATASPSEGTSSDSCLPFSASEGPSGLGGGLATPGLLGTSSPVRLASPFLGSQSATPVLQAQAGLGTAVLLPVSFQEGRRASDTSLTQGLKAFRQQLRKNARTKGFLGLNKIKGLARQVCQSSIRAPRGGMSTFHTPAPSSGLQGCTASSREGRNLLEEVLHQQRLLQLQHHSVTSSGCQQGPQSSPVPYMLTPCDGLLMSGIPLLPAPLLHAGMSPVASAARLLDTHLHISAGPVALPTAPLPQCLTRLAPSCDPAGLPQGDCEMEDLTSGQRGTFVLVQ; translated from the exons ATGCGGCGCGGCCCGGGCGGCGGCGGCAGCGTTGGCGgcgggcggcggcggcggcgcaaACGGCGGGCGCCGAAGCCGAGCGAGCAGTCGAGCGGGCGGTGTCCCGGGTCGGGCGCACGGAGGGCGGCGGAG GTGCTGCCCGAAGCCATGGTGATCATGTCGGAGTTCAGCGCGGTCCCCTCGGGCACCGGCCAGGGCCAACAGAAGCCCCTCCGGGTGGGCTTTTACGACGTGGAACGGACCCTGGGCAAAGGCAATTTTGCGGTGGTTAAGCTGGCGCGGCACCGAGTCACCAAAACGCAG gttgcaataaaaataattgacaaGACACGGTTAGATTCCAGCAATCTGGAGAAGATCTACCGGGAGGTCCAGCTCATGAAGCTCCTGAACCACCCGCATATCATCAAACTGTACCAG GTTATGGAAACAAAGGATATGCTTTACATTGTCACAGAGTTtgcaaaaaatggagaaatgttcG ATTACCTGACTTCAAATGGGCACCTGAGTGAAAACGAGGCTAGAAAGAAATTCTGGCAGATTCTGTCGGCAGTGGAGTACTGCCACAACCATCACATAGTCCACCGGGACCTCAAGACGGAGAACCTGCTGCTGGACGGCAACATGGACATCAAGCTGGCAG ATTTTGGATTTGGGAATTTCTACAAGCCAGGAGAGCCCCTGTCCACGTGGTGTGGGAGCCCCCCATATGCAGCTCCCGAAGTCTTCGAGGGAAAGGAGTACGAAGGCCCCCAGCTGGACATCTGG AGCCTCGGCGTGGTGCTGTATGTCCTCGTCTGTGGCTCCCTTCCTTTTGACGGACCCAACCTGCCGACACTGAGACAGAGGGTGCTGGAGGGCCGGTTCCGCATCCCCTTCTTCATGTCTCAAG ACTGTGAGACGCTGATCCGACGCATGCTGGTGGTGGACCCTGCCAAGCGCATCACCATTGCCCAGATCCGCCAGCACCGATGGATGCAGGCTGACCACACCCTCCTGCAGCAAGATGATCCCACCTACTCCATGCAGGGCTACACCTCCAACCTGGGCGACTACAATGAGCAGGTGCTGGGCATCATGCAGGCCCTTGGCATCGACCGGCAGAGGACAGTGGAG TCCCTGCAAAACAGCAGCTACAACCACTTTGCGGCCATTTACTACCTCCTGCTGGAGCGCCTCAAGGAGCACCGAAGCACCCAGCCCTCATCCCGGCCCAGCCCTGCGCCTCCCAGACAGCCCCGGCTCCGAAGCTCGGACCTCAGCAGTCTGGAG gtgCCTCAAGAAATTCTCCCATGTGACCCTTTCCGGCCCTCTCTGCTGTGCCCGCAGCCCCAGGCCTTGGCTCAGTCTGTCCTGCAGGCGGAGATGGACTGTGACCTCCACAGCTCACTTCAG CCCTTATTCTTCCCCGTGGATACCAACTGCAGTGGCGTGTTCCGGCACCGTTCCGTCTCCCCCAACAGCCTGCTGGACACAGCTATCAGCGAGGAGGCCAGGCAGGGTCCTGGcctggaggaggaacaggaggccCAGGAACCCTTGCCTGGCAGCACAGGCCGGAGGCATACACTGGCTGAAGTTTCCACCCATTTCTCCCCATTCAACCCTCCTT GCATAATTGTCTCCTCCTCTGCCACAGCAAGTCCCTCAGAAGGAACCAGCTCTGACAGCTGCCTCCCATTCTCTGCAAGTGAAGGTCCCTCGGGGCTTGGTGGTGGCCTGGCCACCCCAGGGCTGCTGGGCACCAGCTCTCCAGTCAGATTGGCCTCGCCTTTCCTGGGCTCACAGTCGGCCACCCCTGTGCTACAGGCTCAGGCAGGCCTGGGCACAGCTGTCCTGCTTCCTGTCAGCTTCCAGGAGGGACGGAGGGCATCAGATACCTCACTCACTCAAG GGCTGAAGGCCTTTCGGCAGCAGCTGAGGAAAAATGCAAGGACCAAGGGGTTCCTGGGGCTGAACAAGATCAAAGGGTTGGCACGCCAGGTGTGCCAGTCCTCCATCCGAGCTCCCCGAGGAGGCATGAGTACCTTCCACACCCCAGCCCCAAGCTCAGGCCTGCAAGGCTGCACGGCCAGCAGTCGGGAAGGCAGGAACCTGCTCGAAGAGGTGCTGCACCAGCAGAG GCTGCTCCAGTTACAGCACCACTCAGTCACCTCCTCTGGCTGCCAGCAGGGCCCCCAATCATCCCCTGTCCCGTACATGCTCACTCCCTGTGATGGCCTCCTCATGTCTGGGATCCCACTGCTGCCAGCACCACTCCTCCATGCTGGCATGTCCCCGGTGGCGTCTGCTGCACGGCTCCTGGATACCCACTTGCACATCAGTGCTGGCCCAGTGGCTCTCCCCACTGCACCCCTGCCACAGTGCctcaccaggctggccccgaGCTGTGACCCTGCTGGGCTGCCACAGGGGGACTGTGAGATGGAGGACCTCACCTCTGGCCAGCGGGGGACATTTGTCCTGGTACAGTGA
- the Sik1 gene encoding serine/threonine-protein kinase SIK1 isoform X4, with amino-acid sequence MRRGPGGGGSVGGGRRRRRKRRAPKPSEQSSGRCPGSGARRAAEVLPEAMVIMSEFSAVPSGTGQGQQKPLRVGFYDVERTLGKGNFAVVKLARHRVTKTQVAIKIIDKTRLDSSNLEKIYREVQLMKLLNHPHIIKLYQVMETKDMLYIVTEFAKNGEMFDYLTSNGHLSENEARKKFWQILSAVEYCHNHHIVHRDLKTENLLLDGNMDIKLADFGFGNFYKPGEPLSTWCGSPPYAAPEVFEGKEYEGPQLDIWSLGVVLYVLVCGSLPFDGPNLPTLRQRVLEGRFRIPFFMSQDCETLIRRMLVVDPAKRITIAQIRQHRWMQADHTLLQQDDPTYSMQGYTSNLGDYNEQVLGIMQALGIDRQRTVESLQNSSYNHFAAIYYLLLERLKEHRSTQPSSRPSPAPPRQPRLRSSDLSSLEVPQEILPCDPFRPSLLCPQPQALAQSVLQAEMDCDLHSSLQPLFFPVDTNCSGVFRHRSVSPNSLLDTAISEEARQGPGLEEEQEAQEPLPGSTGRRHTLAEVSTHFSPFNPPSSPSEGTSSDSCLPFSASEGPSGLGGGLATPGLLGTSSPVRLASPFLGSQSATPVLQAQAGLGTAVLLPVSFQEGRRASDTSLTQGLKAFRQQLRKNARTKGFLGLNKIKGLARQVCQSSIRAPRGGMSTFHTPAPSSGLQGCTASSREGRNLLEEVLHQQRLLQLQHHSVTSSGCQQGPQSSPVPYMLTPCDGLLMSGIPLLPAPLLHAGMSPVASAARLLDTHLHISAGPVALPTAPLPQCLTRLAPSCDPAGLPQGDCEMEDLTSGQRGTFVLVQ; translated from the exons ATGCGGCGCGGCCCGGGCGGCGGCGGCAGCGTTGGCGgcgggcggcggcggcggcgcaaACGGCGGGCGCCGAAGCCGAGCGAGCAGTCGAGCGGGCGGTGTCCCGGGTCGGGCGCACGGAGGGCGGCGGAG GTGCTGCCCGAAGCCATGGTGATCATGTCGGAGTTCAGCGCGGTCCCCTCGGGCACCGGCCAGGGCCAACAGAAGCCCCTCCGGGTGGGCTTTTACGACGTGGAACGGACCCTGGGCAAAGGCAATTTTGCGGTGGTTAAGCTGGCGCGGCACCGAGTCACCAAAACGCAG gttgcaataaaaataattgacaaGACACGGTTAGATTCCAGCAATCTGGAGAAGATCTACCGGGAGGTCCAGCTCATGAAGCTCCTGAACCACCCGCATATCATCAAACTGTACCAG GTTATGGAAACAAAGGATATGCTTTACATTGTCACAGAGTTtgcaaaaaatggagaaatgttcG ATTACCTGACTTCAAATGGGCACCTGAGTGAAAACGAGGCTAGAAAGAAATTCTGGCAGATTCTGTCGGCAGTGGAGTACTGCCACAACCATCACATAGTCCACCGGGACCTCAAGACGGAGAACCTGCTGCTGGACGGCAACATGGACATCAAGCTGGCAG ATTTTGGATTTGGGAATTTCTACAAGCCAGGAGAGCCCCTGTCCACGTGGTGTGGGAGCCCCCCATATGCAGCTCCCGAAGTCTTCGAGGGAAAGGAGTACGAAGGCCCCCAGCTGGACATCTGG AGCCTCGGCGTGGTGCTGTATGTCCTCGTCTGTGGCTCCCTTCCTTTTGACGGACCCAACCTGCCGACACTGAGACAGAGGGTGCTGGAGGGCCGGTTCCGCATCCCCTTCTTCATGTCTCAAG ACTGTGAGACGCTGATCCGACGCATGCTGGTGGTGGACCCTGCCAAGCGCATCACCATTGCCCAGATCCGCCAGCACCGATGGATGCAGGCTGACCACACCCTCCTGCAGCAAGATGATCCCACCTACTCCATGCAGGGCTACACCTCCAACCTGGGCGACTACAATGAGCAGGTGCTGGGCATCATGCAGGCCCTTGGCATCGACCGGCAGAGGACAGTGGAG TCCCTGCAAAACAGCAGCTACAACCACTTTGCGGCCATTTACTACCTCCTGCTGGAGCGCCTCAAGGAGCACCGAAGCACCCAGCCCTCATCCCGGCCCAGCCCTGCGCCTCCCAGACAGCCCCGGCTCCGAAGCTCGGACCTCAGCAGTCTGGAG gtgCCTCAAGAAATTCTCCCATGTGACCCTTTCCGGCCCTCTCTGCTGTGCCCGCAGCCCCAGGCCTTGGCTCAGTCTGTCCTGCAGGCGGAGATGGACTGTGACCTCCACAGCTCACTTCAG CCCTTATTCTTCCCCGTGGATACCAACTGCAGTGGCGTGTTCCGGCACCGTTCCGTCTCCCCCAACAGCCTGCTGGACACAGCTATCAGCGAGGAGGCCAGGCAGGGTCCTGGcctggaggaggaacaggaggccCAGGAACCCTTGCCTGGCAGCACAGGCCGGAGGCATACACTGGCTGAAGTTTCCACCCATTTCTCCCCATTCAACCCTCCTT CAAGTCCCTCAGAAGGAACCAGCTCTGACAGCTGCCTCCCATTCTCTGCAAGTGAAGGTCCCTCGGGGCTTGGTGGTGGCCTGGCCACCCCAGGGCTGCTGGGCACCAGCTCTCCAGTCAGATTGGCCTCGCCTTTCCTGGGCTCACAGTCGGCCACCCCTGTGCTACAGGCTCAGGCAGGCCTGGGCACAGCTGTCCTGCTTCCTGTCAGCTTCCAGGAGGGACGGAGGGCATCAGATACCTCACTCACTCAAG GGCTGAAGGCCTTTCGGCAGCAGCTGAGGAAAAATGCAAGGACCAAGGGGTTCCTGGGGCTGAACAAGATCAAAGGGTTGGCACGCCAGGTGTGCCAGTCCTCCATCCGAGCTCCCCGAGGAGGCATGAGTACCTTCCACACCCCAGCCCCAAGCTCAGGCCTGCAAGGCTGCACGGCCAGCAGTCGGGAAGGCAGGAACCTGCTCGAAGAGGTGCTGCACCAGCAGAG GCTGCTCCAGTTACAGCACCACTCAGTCACCTCCTCTGGCTGCCAGCAGGGCCCCCAATCATCCCCTGTCCCGTACATGCTCACTCCCTGTGATGGCCTCCTCATGTCTGGGATCCCACTGCTGCCAGCACCACTCCTCCATGCTGGCATGTCCCCGGTGGCGTCTGCTGCACGGCTCCTGGATACCCACTTGCACATCAGTGCTGGCCCAGTGGCTCTCCCCACTGCACCCCTGCCACAGTGCctcaccaggctggccccgaGCTGTGACCCTGCTGGGCTGCCACAGGGGGACTGTGAGATGGAGGACCTCACCTCTGGCCAGCGGGGGACATTTGTCCTGGTACAGTGA